Sequence from the Planctomycetota bacterium genome:
TCAGTGGCGGTTCCGTTGCCGTTCGTGTCGCTGAACGGGCGCGTGAAGTAGCTGTAGCGGATGCCGTCGACAAGGCCGGTGTCGTAGTAGCTGACCTGGTCGTCGTTGAGCGTGTACCCGCCGGGCTGATCGCGATCGGACTTGCGGAGCGTCCGGACGAGAACGGGGTCCTGCCCCGGGCTGCCGCGATAGACGTGGAAGCCGTCGTAGTCGTCGGCCATCGTGCCGCCCTGGCCGTCGTCCACCAACGGCTGTAGCCAGGTCAGACCGACGCTGGACGTGGTCCCACCGGCGGGGCTGATGTCTCCCGCAACGGGCGGAGCAGCCAGGCTGGTCCCGAATCGGTCTCGCATGATGCCGAAGTCGGCCAAGTCGACGGCACCATCGCCGTTCGCATCACCTTCAGCGAAGGTGCTGCCCGCGTTGTCCATCCCGCTCCGAAGAACCCCGAAGTCCCCGATGTCGACTTTCCGATCCCCGTTGAAGTCCGCGTTGTAGAAGAAGAACTCGGTCGGATCGTTCAGACGAATCCGCCCGCCGAGCAGCGTCCCGCCGGCGTCTTCGATTCGGTTGCCGAACAGCGTGATCTCATAGTTCCCGTCCGCGGGCAGCTCTGTCGTTTCCGCAGCTCGGTGGTTGGACGACTCGAGCTCGACGCGCCACGGGCCTGTCTGTTGACCAGCCGGCTGCGTGACGTCGAGACCCTCGCTCGCGAACTGGGTTGCCCAGCCTGCGGTGAGGTTTTCGAGCATGACGTCCCCGTCATCGATGCTCGCAAAGACGTCAGCGTCGAAGTCGACGAAGAAGTCCGGCGTGGCATAGGCCAGATCCAGTCCGGATCCCGTGTCGGCAACAAGCAGCTTGCGCGGCTCGAGCGCTTCTGCGACAGCCTGCCGCAGTGACCGCTCGGCCTTGCGCTGACGGCCGCTGGTCGAGTACGTCTCATGTTCCGCGTCGCGGGTGTGTCTCTGCATCGTCCTGTCTCGAAGAGGTGATCGCGCTCTTGGTCGAGCGCGGAAGTACCACCTGCTGCAGTAATGGAGCAGCAGCAGGAATGCAAACGAGACGGATCAAATGTTGATAACAAAAATGAGTCTTATGAAACACTAATACAAAAACGACCTCTTCGGGCCTTATGTTGTTTAAACATGTAATCGGTCTTGTAGCCCAGATTAAGGGGCCGACCACGCACACCCGGCATACTTGAGCCTGCCAGCGGAGCGCGCAGTGGACCCCACCGGGATCGAACCGGTAACCTCTGCCTTGCAAAAGCAGCGCTCTCCCAATTGAGCTAGGGGCCCGAACGGGCGGAGCGACACCGTAGGCCCACCGGCGGGGGCGTGGCCGAGTGACGCGGGGTCGGGCGGGAAGTTTGTTGGCGGGACGTTGCCCGGGGGCGTGGCCTCTTTAGGATGCCGGCCAGCACACACGACACCCAGCCCCCCATGCCCAACAACGCGATCATCGGCCAGTCCGGCGGACCCACCAGCGTCATCAACCAGTCGCTCGTCGGCGTCATCCAGGCCGCCAAGCAGCACGGCCACATCGACACGCTCTACGGCGCACGCCACGGCGTCCGCGGCATCCTCGAAGGCAATCTCGTCGATCTGAGCGACGTTCCGGACGAGCTCGCCGAGCGGATCGCCGCCACGCCGAGCAGTGCGCTGGGCTCGACGCGGGACAAGCCCGACGAGGAGTACTGCCGGAATCTCTTTGGCAAGCTCAAGGAGAAGGACATCAAGTACTTCTTCTACATCGGCGGGAATGACTCGGC
This genomic interval carries:
- a CDS encoding 6-phosphofructokinase; translated protein: MPNNAIIGQSGGPTSVINQSLVGVIQAAKQHGHIDTLYGARHGVRGILEGNLVDLSDVPDELAERIAATPSSALGSTRDKPDEEYCRNLFGKLKEKDIKYFFYIGGNDSA